Part of the Lolium rigidum isolate FL_2022 chromosome 6, APGP_CSIRO_Lrig_0.1, whole genome shotgun sequence genome, AGGTGCGGAAAAGTAAGCCCATGGGGCGCGTCCTCAGGGAAGCTGCAGAAGTCGAAGGCGGCGGACCGTACGGTCGGCGCGAAGCGGTGGAACACGAGTAGCGGCAGCGCCAGCGCCAGCGGCTCGTCACTTTCGTCGACATGGTGATGGAGGATTTCGATCTCTTGGAGGTGACAGAGGGCGGGGGACATCAACCAGCCGTGGAGCTTGTCGTGGATGTCGCTGCTGTAGTTGTGGCTGAGGGACAGGCGGCGGGTGGAACCCTGGTGCCTGGATAGTATCTTGGAGATGACATCGATAAGCTGGCGCTCGTTCTTGCGGAAGCGCTTGTCATCGAGGCTATGCCAGTAGGAGCGGGAGCGCAGGTAGCACCAGCGCTTATTCCTGCGGATGTCGTAGTCGTCGAGGTTGAGCGGGGAGGAGCGCCACAGGTTGCGCCACCGGCTGGAGAGAATGGTGGTGCGTACGCCGTCGTCCGTCGGTAGGAGGGAGATGATGGTGCCGAGGATCTCGTTGGGGAGGAGGCTGATCAAATCGATCTCGTCCGATTCCGCCGTTGCACGAGCAGCTGCCATGGCCAGTAGCGCGCTAGAGGGTTTAGGATCTGGGAAGGTCTTGCGACGCAGATGCTTTTGCAGCCAAAATTTTGGCAGTAAATCGAGCAAAATCGTTAGCTTACGCACAAAAAACCATGTTTATACGGAGTTCTAAGAGAAACAGATATCCCCCAAGTTTAACATGGTAACAACTCATAACTTTGCCTTGTAGTCCCGAATTCACGGACAAGTAACATTGATTTCCAGTTAAATATGCTTTCCCATATTTGTAAGAAAAACAATCTTGACATAACAGAACTCAGGCTCTGTCTGTCGTCGGTATATTTAGCTCCTCCTTCTAATGGTATACAACTTTCAAGTACTATACGGCTTTATATCTACGAAAAGAGGAAGTATATATGAAGGGTACAACATTTTCTTTGGAAAAAGTTTTACACTTTGTCACACAGGTGTATACCTTACTTCCCAATCTCCTCCTGACACATATCTTCCGCATGTATTCAATTCAAATCCACTCATCTATAGAACAAAACTCCTGAAATCCTGAATAGTGGAAGTTAATCTCCGAGAGCATCAGAAGTTCACGAGTAGAGTCGTTCGCAACTACCAAGTCAAAGATGCATAAACCACTCCAATGGGATATTTTAAGGAGACAGACATGTTTGAAATATAAGCTGAATAGTAATAAATATGATGCTGAAAAGATAACACCAGTATATAGTAATAAAAACAGTGGTAGTGCATTGCATCGCGCAATATATTACAGTGTCTCTAATAACATCGCTCTAATTTTTGCTTTCAGCTCATCTGGAACCTCAGTTGATGCATTGGAAGATTGAGCAGTATCACCAGGGGGTTGCTCTAATCCATACTTCTGCTCTGACGTGCTTTGGGAGGGTTCAGCATGGCCAAGACTTTGTTCAACGGGATCATGGTCGTTCTTGTGTTTCCTTTTGGAACCAGAGCCATGGTTCCTCCGGTGCCTATGCGAGCTGCGATGCTCGTCATCTTCAGCATAGTAATGGTCATGCCTATGCCGATGCCTTGACTTGGAACTGCGACGCTCATCTTCTGAAGAACTATAACTGTGTCTTTGATGCGTATACTCCCTATCCTTGGAGTGTTGCCTCTGCTTATGTTTGTGTGCATCCATACTGTGTCCTCTTGAACGATGCCTCTTCCTTGAGTGTTTATAGCTTTCCTCCTCCAAATCATCTATGTCCTCATTGGATTCTGGGCGATGCTTCCGGTATTTACGTGCCTTGTTTTGTTCATCATCAGAGTCTTTCTCCTGCTTCTTCATATTTGAACCTTCACGCTCAGAAGGCACAGAGCTGCCTTCCCGTTCGGTAGCCAAAGGTTTTGTATCAGGTCCAGGGAGGTTCAAATCAGCAGGAGAGACCTTTGCAGATTCATTAACTGGATCACTTGTCACCGGATCACCCTTGCTGCCTCCACCCTTAATAATTGCAGTAAACATCCTTGCACGGCGAAGCCTCTCAGCCTTCAGCTTCTGTGCATTTGTCATCGAAGCTTCAGAAGAATCTGCCTCTTTAGAGGCGGCAACAGCAACAGCTTTTGCGATCGTATTTGAAATCCAATCATCATCAATGATTCCAATACCTTCCTTTTTTACCTGACCACTACTTGTGAGTGAAGTGCAAACCTCACTACTTGAGACAGGTTTGGACACTTCACCTGGGTCCTGCATACGGCCAATGTCACGCGTGTCTTTTAGCGTGTTAGATTGAGGATCCATAGAGCCTAGTCCACGAGTAGCAGCCATAACAATAGCAGCAGCTTCATCTGCAGTAACCTTCCGAGGAGGTTCCTTCTTGACACCACCAATGACCAACTGGAATTTGCCCTTCTCATTAAGTTGCTTCTCTGATGGCTCGGCAGAGCTTCTATCAGAAGCACTTGAGTCCTTGTTAGCACTTCCCCGCCCTTTGCTTCTGCTCACTTCCTTCTCGTGGCCACTGTCTTTGCGCTCTGAAGAACTCCTCCTGTCTCTGCGCTCTGAAGAACTCCTCCTGTCTCTGCGCTCCGAAGAACTCCTTCTGTCTTTGCGCTCTGAAGAACCACCACAGGACTTCGACTGCAAAGCAATTCAGGGAACACAGTAAAGTGCAGTTAGAATTGGCATTAGTTGAAGGGCCACAATATGCCTCAAAAAAAGTTCAGAAACAGCTCTACTACTAAGTGTCCAAACTCCaaagtaaaaaataaataaataaaaaggaaaaccTTCCATAAATGACGCCTATACACAACAGAAACCATAGTGAAGTGATACAATTAAACCAAATGCTTTAGGACTTGGCTGGAGATATCAACAATAGTCGAGGGAAAAGACAGTGCATCAGCGATTTATGTTGTCCACATAAGAACTTACCTGAAGTTCAGAGATCAAGTGTAAGACATCATGTGCACTTAAGAACAAGGGGAAAAAATCTTGGCATAAACAGGCCATAAGCATATATACGATGAATATCCATTAACACCCACTGGTGTACATTTTGAAAGAGACAATATAACACAGCATGtataaaaaaaatcaaaccaaAAGTTACCAAAACGAAAAACTTGATGTTAGTGAAATCATATACACGATTCAAAAAATTGTGAACTGACTACATCAAAACGAGAATGAGAAGTTGTGCATCAGGGATTGATATGCTGTCCACATTAACTTACCTGAAGTTCAGAGATCAAGTGTAAGACATCATGTGCACTTAAGAAAGAGAAAACAGGCAAATCTGGTATGAAGGCAACAAGAGGTCCAATAACTGGTACGTAAATACCAGTCTGCAAGATTTTTCATCTCAGAAATGAAACACAAAGCCGAAACACAAAGCTAGTAACCCGACAAAAGGGAGTCATCCAGAAAAATAAGAAAACAAAACATATTACTAAGTTAGTGAACAGAGCAGTCCGAATTTGAACAGCTGAAGACATTAGGCCAAAGCTTATATTTATGTCATTACAACTTTGGTGGTTGCTGACTTGCTGCAATTTCAAGTGACCATGTCCAGTAGCTCACAGTTCACTATGGTTTAAACAAAAGGTGAATGATTAAGCACTCCATTAATAAAGAAATGGAAGGTATGAATACCTAACAAACGTTTATAGTCAAATAAAAGTTCCCAATTGTTTAGTCCATTAATAAAGAAATGGAAAGGAATACAAATTGCAACTGTTTAGCCCAATAAACTATCTGAAAAAAACATGTAAAAGTTCTATCAAAAACGTCAGAAAGGGGAAAATTACGCAAATTATCTTAAAGCATAGCTTAAGTGTGATTCAAGTTACCTCTTGGGTTTCTTGGAGAAGCTTGAGATAGTAAGAGTGATATGGATTATTGGGCAGAAGAAATGGAAACCTCCCTGTCATCCTGTCTTGCGCAATGAGCTTTTCTTCAAACTCCTTCCCGTTCCTGATAATAAACTCAACAATTTTCTCCACTGTGCCCTTCATAAACGATGGTGGTTCCAGGATCACTTCTTTTGTGTCAGATGCACTTGATTTAGAATTCTCAGACTTGGTAGACGTGGTCAACGCCGCCATGGCACCTTTGACCTTTTCCCGGTGAACAGCAGTTATGCTGTTTCCGGCAATTGCTGGGTTCTTCTTAGTAAAAATAGGTTTATCCTTGTCTGCAATCAAAGCTTCTTCTGTTACTGTCGGTTCTTTTTTCATCTCCTTGTCATGTATATGGGAAGCACCTTTGTGGCCTTTCTCATGTAAAACAGCATCATTTCCAGAATCAGTGCTTTTCGAACTAGCTGGAAGcacatcttcatcctcatctccAGACTCATAGACGGCTCCAAGCAATGATAAAGCTCCGCTTGATGGAGCGGCATGCTCACTCTCGCTCATAACCGTTTTGTTGCCTTTATTGGTGTCAGCGTCTGAGCCATCTTTCAACAGCTGAGGATGATCAACAATGTACCGGAAGTAGCTGTGAAGGTGATGGTCAGGCATCAAGAATCCAAATGTTGGGTTACTTCCTTGCTTCACCCTTAGCACAATCTCCGATTGTCCGCCATGTTCGCTGACAAATAAAGCAGTTCTTGCAATTATCTGATGCACCTTCTCAGAGGGAGGCTGCAATTATAAAATACAGAAAGAAGATTGTGTCAGTAATGGTCTGAGATCTTAAAAGTGCAGCCGTATGATATAAACACAACTGAACTAATATAGAGCTGGTACAGCATAAAAGTTAAGAACAGCTATCCCATTGcagttttctcttcttttgttacATGTACCATTTATATCACACTCTAATCCCACCTGCCTATTCCTTACGTCAAGATAGATCATAAGGAAACAATGTGCATCACTAGTAGGAACTTCATCTCTGCTCCAACCATCTGAAACAGACATTTAATGCTTAGAAGAACATATGCACCTTGGACGATTATTGCTGGATCAACAGAGAAGATTAATAATAtggtatatagtggaaaaataatCTGACAGAACGAGTACAGGTTGAGAGCAAGACAGTTAGACTTTGCATACTCACCAGCTTATTCAACAGGCTTTCCGGCACAATAAAAGATGGGCGATAAAACGAGACCGAATCATTTGGATCGCCTGAACCAGCAGATCCGCCATATGAGAAAGGGACAGCATTATAATCAGACTGCCCAGTATCAGTCCCATTTCCTGCGTACAGAAAAGATGCCAGCTTGAGTATTGTTATACAATAATAATCAAGGAGCAGAAACTAAATTTGTGTGGAGACAAAGAAGTGCAGACCCAAAGATACATCTCTGGAAAAAACGAAGAAGGTTCCTTACTTGAACAGATTAAAGATGctcatcaaataaaatcaagcatCCTCCCTGCAAACTTACAAAACATATGATGGGAAATATAATATGGGTTCAACTAGCACCACTAGCTTTGCCACATGTGCCAGTTTCATCAGGTATAAGGTATAACTGCATACCCTATACTTACTCCTATTGCTAATCTATGTGGTAGACAGTACAGGTGTAGAGAACTAGAGATATTACAGAAACCAAACAGATATGATATTAACTTGGCTACATGCCTATAACCAAccaatatcaagatatcatcgagttTATTAAGTTCTTAGCATTTCACATAAAAAAATTCACAGCGAACTCAGCATCATAGTGTATGAGATCCAACTTTATACTCCAACTGGATTCCAGGCAACCTAACTTGAGCTCACACACCCTAGACAGGTAGAAG contains:
- the LOC124660258 gene encoding G patch domain-containing protein 8-like isoform X4, whose protein sequence is MPPSEKVHQIIARTALFVSEHGGQSEIVLRVKQGSNPTFGFLMPDHHLHSYFRYIVDHPQLLKDGSDADTNKGNKTVMSESEHAAPSSGALSLLGAVYESGDEDEDVLPASSKSTDSGNDAVLHEKGHKGASHIHDKEMKKEPTVTEEALIADKDKPIFTKKNPAIAGNSITAVHREKVKGAMAALTTSTKSENSKSSASDTKEVILEPPSFMKGTVEKIVEFIIRNGKEFEEKLIAQDRMTGRFPFLLPNNPYHSYYLKLLQETQESKSCGGSSERKDRRSSSERRDRRSSSERRDRRSSSERKDSGHEKEVSRSKGRGSANKDSSASDRSSAEPSEKQLNEKGKFQLVIGGVKKEPPRKVTADEAAAIVMAATRGLGSMDPQSNTLKDTRDIGRMQDPGEVSKPVSSSEVCTSLTSSGQVKKEGIGIIDDDWISNTIAKAVAVAASKEADSSEASMTNAQKLKAERLRRARMFTAIIKGGGSKGDPVTSDPVNESAKVSPADLNLPGPDTKPLATEREGSSVPSEREGSNMKKQEKDSDDEQNKARKYRKHRPESNEDIDDLEEESYKHSRKRHRSRGHSMDAHKHKQRQHSKDREYTHQRHSYSSSEDERRSSKSRHRHRHDHYYAEDDEHRSSHRHRRNHGSGSKRKHKNDHDPVEQSLGHAEPSQSTSEQKYGLEQPPGDTAQSSNASTEVPDELKAKIRAMLLETL
- the LOC124660258 gene encoding E3 ubiquitin-protein ligase RBBP6-like isoform X1, producing MDLEIVGRHALLFDDDAAAEVVNSGGSLVPWSAAGATNLLLDRHDVRHLLDRVPPRPSRAYSAALFSAPSPDGVSEAELDRERFLDLHAANEGTVEGPSSGNGTDTGQSDYNAVPFSYGGSAGSGDPNDSVSFYRPSFIVPESLLNKLPPSEKVHQIIARTALFVSEHGGQSEIVLRVKQGSNPTFGFLMPDHHLHSYFRYIVDHPQLLKDGSDADTNKGNKTVMSESEHAAPSSGALSLLGAVYESGDEDEDVLPASSKSTDSGNDAVLHEKGHKGASHIHDKEMKKEPTVTEEALIADKDKPIFTKKNPAIAGNSITAVHREKVKGAMAALTTSTKSENSKSSASDTKEVILEPPSFMKGTVEKIVEFIIRNGKEFEEKLIAQDRMTGRFPFLLPNNPYHSYYLKLLQETQESKSCGGSSERKDRRSSSERRDRRSSSERRDRRSSSERKDSGHEKEVSRSKGRGSANKDSSASDRSSAEPSEKQLNEKGKFQLVIGGVKKEPPRKVTADEAAAIVMAATRGLGSMDPQSNTLKDTRDIGRMQDPGEVSKPVSSSEVCTSLTSSGQVKKEGIGIIDDDWISNTIAKAVAVAASKEADSSEASMTNAQKLKAERLRRARMFTAIIKGGGSKGDPVTSDPVNESAKVSPADLNLPGPDTKPLATEREGSSVPSEREGSNMKKQEKDSDDEQNKARKYRKHRPESNEDIDDLEEESYKHSRKRHRSRGHSMDAHKHKQRQHSKDREYTHQRHSYSSSEDERRSSKSRHRHRHDHYYAEDDEHRSSHRHRRNHGSGSKRKHKNDHDPVEQSLGHAEPSQSTSEQKYGLEQPPGDTAQSSNASTEVPDELKAKIRAMLLETL
- the LOC124660258 gene encoding G patch domain-containing protein 8-like isoform X2; the protein is MSVSDGWSRDEVPTSDAHCFLMIYLDVRNRQPPSEKVHQIIARTALFVSEHGGQSEIVLRVKQGSNPTFGFLMPDHHLHSYFRYIVDHPQLLKDGSDADTNKGNKTVMSESEHAAPSSGALSLLGAVYESGDEDEDVLPASSKSTDSGNDAVLHEKGHKGASHIHDKEMKKEPTVTEEALIADKDKPIFTKKNPAIAGNSITAVHREKVKGAMAALTTSTKSENSKSSASDTKEVILEPPSFMKGTVEKIVEFIIRNGKEFEEKLIAQDRMTGRFPFLLPNNPYHSYYLKLLQETQESKSCGGSSERKDRRSSSERRDRRSSSERRDRRSSSERKDSGHEKEVSRSKGRGSANKDSSASDRSSAEPSEKQLNEKGKFQLVIGGVKKEPPRKVTADEAAAIVMAATRGLGSMDPQSNTLKDTRDIGRMQDPGEVSKPVSSSEVCTSLTSSGQVKKEGIGIIDDDWISNTIAKAVAVAASKEADSSEASMTNAQKLKAERLRRARMFTAIIKGGGSKGDPVTSDPVNESAKVSPADLNLPGPDTKPLATEREGSSVPSEREGSNMKKQEKDSDDEQNKARKYRKHRPESNEDIDDLEEESYKHSRKRHRSRGHSMDAHKHKQRQHSKDREYTHQRHSYSSSEDERRSSKSRHRHRHDHYYAEDDEHRSSHRHRRNHGSGSKRKHKNDHDPVEQSLGHAEPSQSTSEQKYGLEQPPGDTAQSSNASTEVPDELKAKIRAMLLETL
- the LOC124660258 gene encoding G patch domain-containing protein 8-like isoform X3, with the protein product MIYLDVRNRQPPSEKVHQIIARTALFVSEHGGQSEIVLRVKQGSNPTFGFLMPDHHLHSYFRYIVDHPQLLKDGSDADTNKGNKTVMSESEHAAPSSGALSLLGAVYESGDEDEDVLPASSKSTDSGNDAVLHEKGHKGASHIHDKEMKKEPTVTEEALIADKDKPIFTKKNPAIAGNSITAVHREKVKGAMAALTTSTKSENSKSSASDTKEVILEPPSFMKGTVEKIVEFIIRNGKEFEEKLIAQDRMTGRFPFLLPNNPYHSYYLKLLQETQESKSCGGSSERKDRRSSSERRDRRSSSERRDRRSSSERKDSGHEKEVSRSKGRGSANKDSSASDRSSAEPSEKQLNEKGKFQLVIGGVKKEPPRKVTADEAAAIVMAATRGLGSMDPQSNTLKDTRDIGRMQDPGEVSKPVSSSEVCTSLTSSGQVKKEGIGIIDDDWISNTIAKAVAVAASKEADSSEASMTNAQKLKAERLRRARMFTAIIKGGGSKGDPVTSDPVNESAKVSPADLNLPGPDTKPLATEREGSSVPSEREGSNMKKQEKDSDDEQNKARKYRKHRPESNEDIDDLEEESYKHSRKRHRSRGHSMDAHKHKQRQHSKDREYTHQRHSYSSSEDERRSSKSRHRHRHDHYYAEDDEHRSSHRHRRNHGSGSKRKHKNDHDPVEQSLGHAEPSQSTSEQKYGLEQPPGDTAQSSNASTEVPDELKAKIRAMLLETL